A window of the Bombus huntii isolate Logan2020A chromosome 8, iyBomHunt1.1, whole genome shotgun sequence genome harbors these coding sequences:
- the LOC126868874 gene encoding uncharacterized protein LOC126868874 yields the protein MVYRGSLQTDDPRDAPKLVRMSPLRTSRPNNPVSNLRAASSVNSPIYHGPFVPAIDVHRAKLIDERRLARERDIAESMQKVIMRTTGVKVGAPRLRNISQIRDTVFVDPALIPMEKIGRTEKDRPRTIAIDGSSRSARTQSSMLADLKDLERLRNTPPAQRCPRVATKNETKSSPSNKKTELSSSAKIRSDIFKIQQMFQTPDGSPRTGVKCSNEKKFEKRHEMEKLERKAGAEINKTRLLAQKLLEASRSNRESLKDRYNNPRNASNLRAGKEVNGRVSSKVSQKNNVDSKQPEKGKNLTVSEEVHPRPPVRRRKESKNRRSSDTHVNATAADNTVTNDIVPEDSKNITTTEKETEASSNDDDRSNVASATGDSKIKAKELDRPDILDGLLKESDQQLADLKLDLHERRRSRSHWRGFVQSMRLHDVELHSDSEDQRKDLNLWNKSISQRWRKLRRRCSVQETSEPQEALIQGGTTQGVIQPVRSSPTSRESSPAAKSLQDGSSPKKLLQTSSLRLPGTTKGIADIQHVLRSKFSKINAGIRKRKALSVTEVFSQKDNASNFYVPSPLTSSSSQNFDGEYDSSEPTSLPPYPFHDNLETLAEGSVPNSPNCSSPLTNNNKTFTYSQSSSAYDSPVLSHDHSQKDAYENVLYSNSSPGCCPRSRGILQRSNSENRDAGRQQDHSYENVRFQRGHRSELTPSVTPHSDRHLARSNSETRDHHSYENVHFQKNSKHRNQSDSSFEEIHIPRVTPRKRVTDFKVGGQVNNYSNGPGSPCMNKEEGPSSLGADRSPGKKTTRRMNSRSVANIPSSSGAGLKTWQGTQDTDEGLNTDSELEDIDEAGEGEESRFCTLPRPGKGGASFTILTARFLKGPGHKGLGFSIVGGTDSPRGNMGIYVKTVFPNGQAADLGTVKEGDEILSINSKPLHGMTHAEAIAEFKSVKAGDVVLHVGRRVNRKKRDSLTLPPAGPAPRQQIK from the exons ATGGTATACAGAGGCAGTTTGCAGACCGACGATCCCAGGGATGCACCGAAGCTGGTCAGGATGTCACCGCTAAGAACCAGCAGGCCAAATAATCCTGTGTCCAATTTACGAGCAGCTTCCTCCGTTAATAGTCCGATATATCACGGTCCGTTTGTGCCAGCAATCGACGTTCATCGAGCTAAATTGATCGATGAAAGACGTTTGGCTCGTGAAAGGGACATCGCAGAGTCCATGCAGAAGGTCATTATGAGGACGACCGGTGTTAAGGTCGGCGCGCCAAGGCTACGAAACATCAGTCAGATACGAGACACGGTGTTCGTCGATCCGGCACTGATACCGATGGAAAAAATCGGTCGAACGGAGAAAGATCGACCGAGAACTATCGCCATCGACGGTTCCAGCAGATCGGCCAGAACGCAGAGCTCTATGTTGGCCGATTTGAAAGATTTAGAGAGACTGAGAAACACGCCACCGGCTCAAAGGTGTCCCAGAGTGGCGACgaagaacgaaacgaaatcTTCCCCGTCCAACAAGAAGACGGAGCTTTCAAGCTCGGCAAAAATTCGATCGGATATCTTCAAGATACAACAGATGTTTCAAACTCCTGATGGCTCCCCGAGGACCGGGGTGAAATGCTCCAACGAGAAGAAGTTCGAAAAAAGACACGAGATGGAAAAACTCGAGAGGAAGGCCGGGGCggaaattaataaaacgagatTACTCGCACAGAAACTGTTGGAGGCGTCTCGAAGTAACCGGGAATCGCTGAAGGATCGGTACAATAACCCGAGGAATGCGTCGAACCTGAGAGCAGGCAAGGAAGTTAACGGCAGGGTGTCGAGTAAAGTATCGCAGAAGAATAACGTGGATTCCAAGCAAccagagaaaggaaaaaaccTCACAGTATCCGAGGAAGTACATCCACGACCTCCGGTTCGACGAAGAAAAGAGTCAAAAAATAGGCGTAGCAGCGACACGCACGTGAATGCCACTGCTGCCGACAATACCGTGACGAACGATATCGTTCCAGAGGATTCGAAGAATATCACGACCACGGAGAAAGAAACCGAAGCATCGTCGAACGACGACGATCGTTCGAACGTCGCTAGTGCCACGGGAGATTCCAAGATCAAAGCAAAGGAGCTCGATAGACCGGACATCCTGGACGGTCTATTGAAAGAGTCTGATCAGCAACTGGCAGATCTGAAATTGGACTTGCACGAGAGAAGAAGATCACGAAGTCATTGGCGAGGGTTCGTGCAATCGATGAGGCTACACGACGTTGAACTCCATTCGGACAGCGAGGATCAGCGAAAGG ACCTGAATTTGTGGAACAAGAGTATCAGTCAACGATGGAGGAAATTGAGAAGGAGATGTTCAGTTCAGGAGACTTCGGAACCTCAGGAGGCTCTGATACAAGGCGGAACGACCCAGGGGGTTATTCAACCAGTGAGGTCCAGCCCGACTAGCAGAGAGTCTTCGCCTGCTGCAAAAAGTCTTCAGGATGGCAGTTCACCGAAGAAATTGTTACAAACTAGCTCCTTAAGACTGCCAG GTACCACCAAGGGTATCGCTGATATTCAGCACGTATTACGAAGCAAATTCAGTAAGATAAACGCTGGCATCAGAAAGAGGAAGGCTCTGAGCGTGACGGAAGTGTTCTCGCAAAAGGATAACGCGTCGAATTTCTACGTGCCCAGTCCCTTGACCTCCTCGAGCAGTCAAAACTTTGACGGAGAATACGATTCTAGCGAACCGACTTCCCTTCCACCCTATCCTTTCCACGACAATCTCGAGACGCTGGCAGAGGGCAGCGTGCCAAATTCTCCGAATTGCAGCAGCCCATTGACCAACAACAACAAGACGTTCACGTATTCGCAGAGCAGCAGCGCTTATGATTCTCCGGTACTGAGTCACGATCATAGCCAAAAGGACGCGTACGAGAACGTATTGTACTCGAATTCGTCTCCCGGTTGTTGCCCGAGGTCTAGGGGAATATTACAACGGAGCAATTCCGAGAATCGTGACGCCGGCAGACAGCAGGATCACTCGTACGAAAATGTTCGTTTCCAACGAGGTCATAGGTCAGAACTGACACCATCCGTCACCCCCCATTCCGACAGGCATCTGGCAAGGAGCAACTCGGAGACGAGGGATCATCATTCGTACGAGAACGTCCACTTCCAAAAGAACTCGAAGCATAGAAATCAGTCTGACTCGTCGTTCGAGGAGATTCACATACCGAGGGTGACGCCCAGAAAGAGGGTGACCGACTTCAAAGTCGGTGGACAGGTGAACAATTACTCCAACGGGCCTGGTTCCCCGTGTATGAATAAAGAAGAAGGGCCGTCCAGTTTGGGAGCTGATAGAAGCCCTGGTAAGAAGACAACCAGACGAATGAACAGCAGAAGCGTCGCCAATATTCCTAGTTCCTCCGGTGCCGGTTTGAAGACCTGGCAA GGTACGCAAGATACGGACGAAGGCCTGAATACCGACTCCGAACTCGAAGACATCGACGAAGCTGGCGAGGGTGAAGAGTCGAGATTCTGCACCCTACCAAGGCCAGGCAAGGGTGGCGCGTCATTCACGATACTGACAGCCAGATTTCTAAAAGGTCCTGGACACAAAGGACTTGGTTTTAGTATCGTCGGCGGTACGGATAGTCCTCGAGGGAATATGGGAATCTACGTGAAGACAGTCTTTCCTAATGGCCAGGCTGCTGATCTTGGAACCGTCAAAGAAG GGGACGAAATTTTGTCGATAAATTCGAAACCTCTTCACGGTATGACGCACGCCGAAGCGATCGCCGAGTTCAAGTCCGTGAAAGCCGGGGACGTGGTACTACACGTTGGACGTCGCGTCAACAGAAAGAAACGGGACTCCTTGACATTACCACCTGCCGGCCCGGCACCGCGTCAACAAATCAAGTGA